A single region of the Massilia sp. erpn genome encodes:
- the rpoD gene encoding RNA polymerase sigma factor RpoD has product MPTKKPETKAAAKPAKVTAKAAKAADKPETRVSNAPPAVSQTTDAAALAAIDTSGYVLPSVKVPGRRGRKPKEFQPENDEVAALNAVERAELKAVDKAKAKDRKAKEKALLKDAFSSDTEASEEELERRRQKLKTLIKFGKERGFLTYAEINDHLPDNIVDPEAIEGIIGTFNDMGIAVYEHAPDAETLLLSDNVATVTSDDEAEAAAEAALSTVDSDFGRTTDPVRMYMREMGSVELLTREGEIEIAKRIEDGLKDMIQAISACPVTIAEIIATSDRIRVDEIKIDEIVDGLVNDNEEAAAQAAPPSEEEEEDADEEEEEEEEEEEASPSGAAAGYSAEQLEAMKVTALEKFDQIALQFDKMRKAFEKDGYNSKAYVKAQESISLELLGIRFTAKVVEKLCDTLRGQVDEVRHIEKQILDVAVNRCGMPRAHFIKVFPGNETNLDWVDGEVAANHAYSAILGRNIPTIKELQQRLIDLQARVVLPLPDLRNINRQMAAGEMKARKAKREMTEANLRLVISIAKKYTNRGLQFLDLIQEGNIGLMKAVDKFEYRRGYKFSTYATWWIRQAITRSIADQARTIRIPVHMIETINKMNRISRQILQETGAEPDPATLAIKMEMPEDKIRKIMKIAKEPISMETPIGDDDDSHLGDFIEDNNTLAPSDAALHASMRGVVKDVLDSLTPREAKVLRMRFGIEMSTDHTLEEVGKQFDVTRERIRQIEAKALRKLRHPSRSDKLKSFLEGN; this is encoded by the coding sequence GTGCCAACAAAGAAACCCGAAACCAAAGCGGCTGCAAAGCCTGCCAAAGTGACCGCGAAAGCCGCCAAGGCGGCCGACAAACCGGAAACCCGCGTCAGCAACGCGCCGCCGGCGGTGAGTCAGACCACGGATGCCGCCGCGCTGGCGGCCATCGATACATCCGGCTATGTGCTGCCGTCGGTCAAGGTGCCGGGCCGCCGTGGCCGCAAGCCGAAAGAATTCCAGCCGGAGAACGACGAAGTGGCCGCGCTCAACGCCGTCGAGCGCGCCGAGCTGAAAGCCGTCGACAAGGCCAAGGCCAAGGACCGCAAGGCCAAGGAAAAAGCGCTGCTCAAAGACGCCTTCTCGTCCGACACGGAAGCGAGCGAGGAAGAACTGGAGCGCCGCCGCCAGAAACTCAAGACCCTGATCAAGTTCGGCAAGGAACGCGGCTTCCTGACCTATGCCGAGATCAATGACCACCTGCCCGACAATATCGTCGATCCGGAAGCGATCGAAGGCATTATCGGCACCTTCAACGACATGGGCATCGCCGTCTACGAGCACGCGCCGGACGCCGAAACCCTGCTCCTGTCGGACAATGTGGCCACCGTCACCAGCGATGACGAAGCCGAAGCCGCTGCCGAAGCGGCGCTGTCGACCGTCGACTCCGACTTCGGCCGCACCACCGATCCGGTGCGCATGTATATGCGCGAGATGGGTTCGGTCGAGCTGCTCACGCGCGAAGGCGAGATCGAGATCGCCAAGCGCATCGAAGACGGCTTGAAAGACATGATCCAGGCCATCTCGGCCTGCCCGGTGACGATCGCCGAGATCATCGCCACCTCCGACCGCATCCGCGTCGACGAGATCAAGATCGACGAGATCGTCGACGGTCTGGTCAATGACAATGAAGAGGCCGCGGCCCAGGCCGCGCCGCCGTCCGAGGAAGAGGAAGAGGACGCCGACGAGGAAGAAGAGGAAGAAGAGGAAGAGGAAGAGGCCAGCCCATCGGGTGCGGCGGCCGGCTACTCGGCCGAACAGCTGGAAGCCATGAAGGTGACCGCGCTGGAAAAATTCGACCAGATCGCCCTGCAATTCGACAAGATGCGCAAGGCCTTCGAGAAGGATGGCTACAACTCCAAAGCCTATGTGAAGGCGCAGGAATCGATTTCGCTGGAGCTGCTGGGCATCCGTTTCACGGCCAAGGTGGTCGAGAAGCTGTGCGACACCCTGCGCGGCCAGGTCGACGAAGTGCGCCATATCGAGAAGCAGATTCTCGACGTGGCCGTGAACCGCTGCGGCATGCCGCGCGCCCACTTCATCAAGGTCTTCCCCGGCAATGAAACCAATCTGGACTGGGTGGACGGCGAAGTGGCGGCCAACCACGCCTACAGCGCCATCCTGGGCCGGAATATCCCGACCATCAAGGAACTGCAGCAGCGCCTGATCGACCTGCAGGCGCGTGTGGTATTGCCGCTGCCCGACCTGCGCAATATCAACCGCCAGATGGCGGCCGGCGAAATGAAGGCGCGCAAGGCCAAGCGCGAAATGACCGAGGCCAACTTGCGTCTGGTGATCTCGATCGCCAAGAAGTACACCAACCGCGGCCTGCAATTCCTCGACCTGATCCAGGAGGGCAACATCGGCCTGATGAAGGCGGTCGACAAGTTCGAATACCGCCGCGGCTACAAGTTCTCGACTTATGCGACGTGGTGGATTCGCCAGGCCATCACGCGCTCGATCGCCGACCAGGCGCGCACCATCCGCATTCCGGTGCACATGATCGAGACCATCAACAAGATGAACCGCATCTCGCGTCAGATCCTGCAGGAAACCGGGGCGGAACCCGATCCGGCCACCCTGGCGATCAAGATGGAAATGCCGGAAGATAAAATCCGCAAGATCATGAAGATCGCCAAGGAGCCGATCTCGATGGAAACGCCGATCGGCGACGACGACGATTCCCATCTGGGCGACTTCATCGAGGACAACAACACCCTGGCGCCGTCCGACGCGGCCCTGCACGCCTCCATGCGCGGCGTGGTCAAGGATGTGCTGGACTCGCTCACCCCGCGCGAAGCGAAGGTGCTGCGTATGCGCTTCGGCATTGAAATGTCGACCGACCATACGCTGGAAGAGGTCGGCAAGCAATTCGACGTCACGCGCGAACGCATCCGCCAGATCGAAGCCAAAGCGCTGCGCAAGCTGCGCCACCCCTCGCGTTCCGACAAGCTGAAAAGCTTCCTGGAAGGTAACTAA
- a CDS encoding acyl-CoA desaturase produces the protein MTDRAASLLGHRARCTDNNSVVDGEVRYAPIKSLWFMTMACAAVIGGATQFSAGAFGIFVGATGAVLLLGHSLGSHRKLIHNSYQCPQWLEYLLVYLGVQVGLAGPLGLLRQHELRDYAQRLPACHDYLRHGRGVWTDAWWQLHCELHLVAPPHIELESRVADDRFYRFLERTWMLQQVPPALLLYWWGGWGFVFWGVCARVTAGVLGHWLIGYFAHNHGSTHYEVAGAAVQGRNIHLTSLMTMGECWHNNHHAYPGSARLGLADDEWDPGWWTLQCLQWAGLAWDLKLPADLPVRPEVRAIGNEASPAVPSQAP, from the coding sequence ATGACCGACCGGGCTGCGAGCCTACTGGGACACCGTGCGCGCTGCACAGACAATAACAGCGTGGTTGACGGCGAGGTCAGGTATGCGCCGATCAAATCCCTCTGGTTCATGACGATGGCATGCGCTGCGGTCATCGGCGGTGCGACCCAGTTTAGCGCCGGCGCATTCGGCATATTCGTCGGCGCGACCGGGGCTGTCTTGCTTCTGGGGCACTCGCTCGGAAGCCACCGCAAACTGATCCACAATAGTTATCAGTGCCCTCAGTGGCTGGAATACCTGCTGGTCTATCTCGGTGTGCAAGTCGGACTGGCCGGTCCGCTTGGACTGTTGCGCCAGCACGAACTGCGCGACTATGCGCAACGCCTGCCGGCGTGCCACGACTACCTTCGCCACGGCCGCGGCGTGTGGACCGACGCCTGGTGGCAACTACATTGCGAGCTACACCTGGTCGCGCCGCCCCATATCGAACTTGAATCCCGCGTTGCCGACGACCGCTTCTACCGCTTCCTTGAACGTACATGGATGCTGCAACAAGTGCCGCCCGCGCTGCTGCTCTATTGGTGGGGCGGTTGGGGATTCGTGTTCTGGGGCGTTTGTGCGCGCGTGACAGCCGGCGTACTCGGGCATTGGTTGATCGGCTACTTCGCCCATAACCATGGCAGCACGCACTATGAAGTCGCGGGCGCGGCGGTGCAAGGCCGCAACATCCACCTGACCTCGCTCATGACCATGGGGGAATGCTGGCACAACAACCACCATGCCTATCCGGGATCGGCACGCCTTGGGCTGGCTGATGACGAATGGGATCCCGGATGGTGGACCCTGCAGTGCCTACAATGGGCTGGCTTGGCCTGGGATCTCAAACTACCGGCCGACCTTCCCGTCCGACCCGAAGTGCGGGCGATCGGCAATGAGGCTTCGCCTGCCGTGCCCAGCCAAGCGCCCTGA
- a CDS encoding metalloregulator ArsR/SmtB family transcription factor, which produces MLLDLVFEALASTPRRQILAYLSEARLSTTDLTQRFSMSAPAISRHLSILENAGLVTREREGQFVYYQLNHDSLVNTLTGYAFEICPVARPLKRESRALKKRST; this is translated from the coding sequence ATGCTCCTCGACCTCGTCTTTGAAGCCCTCGCCTCCACCCCACGCAGGCAAATCCTCGCGTATCTGTCGGAAGCAAGGCTCTCTACCACCGATCTCACCCAGCGCTTTTCCATGAGCGCACCGGCAATCTCGCGTCATCTATCAATCCTTGAAAACGCCGGCCTCGTCACGCGCGAACGAGAGGGGCAATTTGTCTACTACCAGCTCAATCACGATAGCCTGGTCAATACCTTGACCGGCTATGCCTTCGAAATCTGCCCCGTGGCCAGGCCACTGAAGCGCGAGTCGCGCGCACTCAAAAAACGTAGCACTTAA
- a CDS encoding IclR family transcriptional regulator — MVNENRSIQSVERAMKVLEAMAGAGGEMRLIDLAQKLALHKSTLHGLLNTLAALGYVMRTDNGYALGLRLHKLVLPLANADQQLRTHFAPSLLALAGLTRETCYLAVPGGTRNFLCIDAINGDGTPAAHPGIRRWKLTTSALGQIFLAHDCSLVRALRRSAQISPELERKLQEIAEQGYALDLAESEVNLNCLAFPLRKDGRVVAAMAAAGPVERMSLSAMQDFAMRAMQWNL; from the coding sequence ATGGTTAACGAAAACCGCAGCATCCAGTCTGTAGAACGGGCCATGAAGGTGCTGGAAGCGATGGCTGGAGCCGGCGGGGAAATGCGCTTGATCGACCTTGCCCAAAAACTCGCCCTGCATAAGAGCACCTTGCACGGCCTGCTCAACACCTTGGCCGCGCTGGGCTATGTCATGCGCACCGACAATGGCTATGCCTTGGGACTCAGGCTGCACAAACTGGTGCTGCCGCTGGCCAACGCCGATCAGCAACTGCGCACGCACTTTGCGCCGTCATTATTGGCCCTGGCCGGACTCACCAGGGAGACTTGCTATCTGGCCGTTCCAGGCGGAACCCGCAACTTCCTCTGCATTGACGCCATCAACGGCGATGGGACGCCTGCAGCACATCCTGGAATACGTCGCTGGAAATTGACCACCTCGGCCTTGGGTCAGATATTTTTGGCCCACGATTGCTCCCTGGTGCGGGCCTTGCGCCGCTCCGCCCAGATTTCGCCGGAACTCGAACGCAAATTGCAGGAAATCGCCGAGCAAGGCTATGCGCTGGACCTGGCAGAGTCCGAGGTCAACCTCAACTGCCTGGCCTTCCCTCTACGAAAGGATGGCCGCGTTGTGGCCGCGATGGCCGCCGCCGGACCAGTAGAACGCATGAGCTTGTCCGCGATGCAGGACTTTGCCATGCGCGCAATGCAGTGGAATCTGTAA